The genomic DNA TCTCTGGCGCGACCATGCCCCCCATTTTGTGGATTTCGACGATAGCCGTATGGCCCCGGCGGTTCAGGATTTATGGATGATGCTGTCCGGTGAGCGTTCGCGCAAGATTTCCCAGTTGGATGCCTTGCTGGAAGGGTACAATGAATTCTTCGACTTCGATCCAGCCGAGTTACGGCTGATAGAGGTGCTGCGCACCCTGCGCATGCTGCACTACAGCGCCTGGCTTGCCCGCCGCTGGGATGACCCGGCGTTTCCGATTGCCTTTCCCTGGTTCAACAGTGTGCGCTACTGGGGCGAACAGATCCTGGAGCTGCGCGAACAGATGGCGGCGCTGGATGAGCCGCCGCTTGAGCTGCTGTAGCTTACAGGAGGGATCTCGGGGGACAAGGCAACAAATGCAAAAACCGAGTCCTGGTCACGCCAGTAATAAATCCTGTGCTTTCATGAATGTATGCTATAGTTAGATCAGTCGTACCTTTGGTGAATACCCACCATACGAGTCGGCACTAAGGAGCAGAAATCATGAGTAAAGGCACGAGCAGCAGGAAAGAAGGCAAAAAAGCCGCCGCCACGACCCCGAAGGAAAAAAAGGCTGCTAAAAAGATCAAGAAGGCTGAGAAACAATTCAGCATAGCGGCCCAGGTACATTAATCAGGCCTGTTTCTCTCGGGTCACAACCGATTTATTCACGCTTAATGTTAAAGGCGGCCAGTTGGCCGCCTTTTTTCTTTATTGAAGATCACGCCAAAACCCAGGGCATTAACCCAACATTGCTTGTTGCCCCGCTGAACTCACGGCTGAAGTAGTGCTGGCAGTTATCAGCCGTGGTCCGATTTCCGTAGAATTTGTCGATCAGTGTTGTTTTGCTATACTTTATTCTTGTCGAGGTTCCGAGTCTTCTGTCGAAGGGGCTGCCTATGTCCTTCAACCCGGTGTTGGTGATCACCAAGACTGAAAAACCGGCGTGGTACCAGTCCTCCGCCCGCTTTGCCAAGGCTGACAACCGTACCGCAGTCCGGCAACTGCTTACTACCATCATTCCCTATCTCGCCCTGCTGGCTACCATGGGTTACACCGTGCAAAACGGCTACCCTTATTGGTTCACCCTGACTCTCGGCATAGCAGCCGCCGCCTTGTTTGCCCGGATTTTCATCCTGTTCCATGACTGCACCCACGGCTCACTGTTCTCCGCGCCACGCTGGAACCGAAATGTCGGTTACCTGTGCGGCATCCTCACGTTCACTGCTTTTCATGACTGGCGCAGAAGCCACGCCGGGCACCACATTACTGCCGGCGACCTGGACCGGCGCGGCATGGGAGACATCACCACCATGACCGTCGACGAATACCGGTCGGCAGCACCGCTGCAAAAACTGGCGTACCGGCTGTACCGTCACCCGCTTATCCTGCTGGGCATCGGACCGCTCTATTATTTTCTGCTGCGCAACCGCTATCCGTCTCCGGGAGCAAAGAAGATCGACTTCATCAGCGTGATCTGCACCGATCTGGCACTGGTCGTCATCTGGTTAACAGCCGGCTTGACCATCGGACTAAGAACCTATGTACTGGTCCAGCTGCCGGTACTGATAATGGCGGCAACACTCGGCATCTGGCTGTTCTACAATCAGCATCAGTTCGAAGGGGTTTACTGGGCCCGTCACGAGGAGTGGGACCCGTGGCGGGTTGCCATGGAAGGGGCGTCGTATTACCGCTTGCCACCGCTGTTGCAGTGGGTGACGGGCAATATCGGCTTCCACCATGTCCACCACATGCGTCCCGGAATTCCGAACTACCGGCTCCAGGAGTGCTTCGAGGCAATAGCGGAACTTCAGCAAGTCAAACCGCTCACCGTGCGTAAGAGCCTGGGTTCGCTGCGCCTGAATCTCTACGACGAAAAACAACGCACGCTGGTAAGTTTTCGCTCGCTGAAGGGCCATTAAGATCGCGCTAAGGGACAGGCTCTTTTTCGAGCGGAACCTCCTTTGTCGTTGGTGTCTTCTCTCCCCTGAATATGGCGATTGCCGCAAAGGACAAAAGAGGCTATCCTGCTGCTATGGCACATTATCACCAGATACTTGATCGGCGCTGCTGGATTTTCGATCTTGATGGAACTCTGACCCTGGCGGTGCATGATTTTGCCGCTATCCGGGAAACGCTCGGCATGGCAGACAGTGATCTTGACATTCTCGGCTTTCTTGCCTCTCTGCCGGCTGCAGAGGCCGCGACTAAGCATGCCCGGCTGATGGCGATCGAGTATGAGCTGGCGGCCAAGACCGCTGCTGCGCCCGGCGCTGAAAGGCTGCTTGATCTGTTATCGAGGCGCGGTGCTCAGGTTGGCATCCTTACCCGCAATACGCGGGAGATTGCCCTCCATACGCTGGAACAGATCGGCCTCAGGCAGTACTTTACTCCGGAAGCGATCCTCGGTCGCGACGAAGCTGTGCCAAAACCGCACCCAGAGGGGATAACGAAACTTCTCGGTTCATGGGGGGGCACCCCGGACGAGGCGGTAATGGTGGGAGATTATCTGTTCGACCTGCAGGTGGGGCGCGCTGCCGGCACCGCCACCATTCATGTGGACCTCACCGGCGCCTTCCGGTGGCCCGAACTGGCCGACCTGGAGGTGGCAAATCTTGAGGAGCTGGCCGAGGAGCTACGGCTAAGTATGCAAGCATTCCAAGGATGACCGGCATCTGGGATTATTGGGGAAATAGGTAAGTGACGATCGAAAACCGTACCGGGGCCTGGCTGCTTTATTAAAGCAGCCAGGCCCTTGTTGTTACAGAAAAGGCCTGCCTATGCAGTGCGACTGGTAACCTCCAGCAGGTGGTAGCCGAACTGGGTCTGGATCGGACCGAGGACCTTGCCCACTTCGCCGGTGAATACTGCCTGGTCAAACTCCGGAACCATCTGGCCCGGGCCGAATTCACCGAGACCGCCACCCTGCTTGCCCGATGGGCAAAGGGAATGCTGCTGGGCAACGGCCGCAAAGTCGGCGCCAGTTTCAATCTGCTTCTTGAGGTCTTCGCAGACCTCCTTGCTTGCCACCAGGATGTGGCGGGCAGTGGCTCTTGCCATTGTCTACTCCTTATTGGGTTAGTGTCTTACCTTTTGGGTCAGGAATCATAGCATAATCCATCTCAGGGGGAAACGCCTTATCACTGATGATGGCTGACAGGTAATTGCGTAGCAGAACCCAGGAGCCGGCCATTTGGGCTGCTGTGATGCACCAGGCGTTGACAAAAGCGGTGCCCCCATGCCATACATTAACGGCGTAAGGGAAAGCCGCTTCGGTCTGATGAAGCGGCTTTGTTGTTAGACGACACCAGATCTGGAGACAGCGTGTGGACTACAGAAAACGGATATTGATCAGAAACAAGGCAATAGCGACGGGATTGATGATCGGCGCGGCCCTACTATTCGTGGTTGCTCGCAGCCAGAAGGGACATGGCGCCTGGGAATGGCTGGCCGCTTTTGCCGAGGCCGCCATGGTTGGCGCCCTGGCTGACTGGTTTGCTGTGGTGGCGCTGTTTCGCCACCCATTGGGGATACCGATCCCCCATACGGCCATCATTAAAAGCAAAAAGGATGTCATTGCCGGGAACCTGGCCGACTTTATCCGCGACAAGTTCCTGGCCAGCGACACCCTGATTGCCAAGCTGCGGGAGTATAACCCGGCGGAGCACCTTGCCGTTTACCTGATGTCGAAGGATAATAGCACCGGCCTGGCCAAGGGCTTGACCCGTTTGTGCTCCGACTCCCTGGATTTCATCGATGACGAACGGGTACAACAGTTGCTCAGAGCCGCTCTGAGCAACAGGATAGAAAACTTCGATCTCTCCTCTTCTGCCGGGGCGATGCTCGAAACCTTAAGGAAAGACAATCGCCACCAGATCGTGCTTGACGACCTGCTGCGCCGCTTTGCCGCCTGGCTGGCAACTGCGGAAGCCCAGGCCAGGCTGGCCACTGCCATCGACAACATGTGCACCAAGGAATACCCGCTGCTGAGTGCCTTTATCCCCAATCGGGAAAGTTTTTCCAAGGGGGCGGGGGAAAAGGTCGCCAGCAGGATCAACGCCTTCATCCAGGAGGTTAATGCCGATCCTCTCCATGAGGTCAGGTACAAGTTCGACACTGCCGTGACCGGGTTCATCGCCAGGCTCAAATCCGACCCGGAGCTACGCACCAAGGTCGAGGCGATCAAACGCGAGGTGGTGCATACCCAGTCGATAGCCGATTATGCGCAGAACCTTGCCGGCGACCTGAAGAGCTGGCTGAGCAGTGACCTGCGCCAGCCCGAGTCAAAGGTACAGGAAAAGATTACGGCAGCGATAGCCGGGCTCGGCGCCACCCTGTCGCGCGAACCGGGATTGAAAGAGTCGTTGAACGAGCACCTGGAAGCTTTGGTGATAAAATACGGGGACACGCTGCGCACAGCCATTGCCGGTCATATTACCAGCACGGTGCAGCAATGGGAAAACGATGACTATGCCAGCGAGATTGAACTGAGCATCGGTTCCGACCTGCAGTTCATCAGGATGAATGGCACCCTGGTCGGCGGGGTGATCGGCCTGCTGCTCCATGCAATCTCGTTGCTGCTGGCTTAGCCGGCAAGGGGGCGGCCATTTGCATTTTAGCCGATAACCACGGTGTGACAGGGGACTATTGTGAAAATACAGAAAGTGACTGACGAAACCCGCGTCAAGGCCTATGCGCTCTTGCAGCGCGCCTTTCCCAGCAGCGATTATGAAACCACGCTGGTGAAGAAGCTCCACGAAAATGGCCGGCCTATGCACGAATGGGTCTGCATTCATGTCGGCAAGGTCATCGCTTACATCGCCTTTACCAATGCCTATCACGGCAATGAACTCTGCGGCCTGCATCTGGCTCCAATGGCCGTAGCGCCTGACTTTCAAAAACAGGGAATCGGGTCTGAGCTGCTCAGATTTGCCTTGCGCCAGGAGGCGATCAAGAACCAGACTTTGTTTGTTCTGGGCGAGCCCGGCTACTATCAGAGGTTCGGTTTTGCGCCCTGCACTGTCCCGATCTGCCCGTTTGACAACAACAACGCGCACTTCCTGAGCATGCGCAACGAGAGCACTGTCAGCTTCGTTGTCGGCTATGAACCCGAATTTGTTCCACTTGCCATACCTCCCAGGCCAAAGACCAAAAAGCGCCGGCTACGGTGATCATCAGAAAAGGACAGGGTTATGCTCGTAAGGATGCGTTTGGCAGTCGTACTAGTTGCGCTGGTCATGCTTGTTGGTTGCAGCAAGCTGACCATGGAGAACTATTCTAAAATCAAGATGGGGCTGGGCTACAGCGAGGTGATCAAGATCCTCGGCAAGCCCGATAGCTGCTCGGAAGCCCTGTTCGTGAGAAACTGCATCTGGGGCAACGAACAGCAGAACATCACGGTTAATTTCGTGGGAGACAAGGTGATCCTCTTCACCAGCAAGAACATCAAGTAACCTGAATGCCACCTTTCCACTCAACCCGCAAGGCAGCCAATCGGCTGCCTTTGGTGTTTTGGGCACCAAGTGGCGAAGCCGGTTTTATGCGATAACCTTTAGAGTAAGGACACCAACCTATCAGCGTTGTCTGCCGCTAGTGTGGCAAGATCAAGGTTACCGGCCATGTTGAAAAAAGGTCTTATCAAACCGCCAACCCTTCGCTCGGCCAACACCGCCGAAGTAGAAAGGCATGCGACCTGGCTGGAACTTTTCTACGACCTGGTCTTTGTGGCGGCGCTCTCCCAGTTGGCCAACGGCTTGAGTGCAGACTATTCGCCAACCGGATTCCTCAAGTTCGCAATGATCTTCATTCCGGTCTGGTGGGCCTGGGCCGGGCACACCTTTTACCTCTCCCGCTTTGATACCGAAGATCTGTTACATCGTCTCCTCACCATGCTGCAGATGACTGCGGTCGCCAGTCTGGCGGTGCATGTTCCCACGGCACTGACCACTGGATCGGCCGGGTTCGCGCTTTCCTATGCCACGGTACGCTTCATCCTCGTGGCTGAATATATCCGCGCCGGCAGACATATCCCGGCGGTCCGGCCCCTGACTGACCGCTACGTCCATGGGTTTGGCGCAGCAGCGGCCTTATGGGCAGGCTCCATACTGATTCCGGCCCCCTGGCGTTTCTGGCTCTGGGGGGCGGCGCTGTTGGTAGATTTCGCCGCACCGTTGACTGCAGGGCAACTACATGTGAGGTTCCCACCGCATCTCTCTCACTTGCCGGAACGGTTCGGACTGTTTACGATCATTGTCATCGGCGAAGCGGTTGCAAGCGTGGTATTTGGCATCGGCAAGAACGGCTTGACGCTGGTTTCCGCGCTGGCGGGCCTCATGGGGCTGCTGATAGCCTTTGCGCTGTGGTGGGGCTATTTCGAGGGGGCAAAGGGGGCCATGACCCGCCGCTTACAAGCTCGCAGCCACTTAAAATACTATCAGCAGTGGCTTTATGCCCATCTGCCGCTGCTCATGGGGATTACTGCCGTAGCGGTTGGCATCAAGCATGTCATTTCCCTGCAACCCACAGAGCCGCTGCCCTTGTTTGAACGGTGGTTGCTCTGCTGTTCCATGGGGCTGACCGTCCTGGCCCTGAGCGCCATTTTCCTGGCCTCGACCCGTGAAGAGGAAATGGGGATGATCCGGCGACTGGCTTTGCCCTATTATCTGATTGCCTTCCTTGGCATTGCAACCGGCAGCCTGAGCAGGCAACTGCCCGGGCTGGCTATTCTCGCCATCCTTACCCTGCTCTGTATCGCCCAGATAGGCATATCGCTGATGGCTATAACCGATGACGGCGACCCATAGCCTGACACCAGAACGAAATGACTGGGCAATCCCCAATTCACAAGGCGACCGCTTGGCCGCCTTCGCTGTTTCTACCAAAACGCCAGATTGTGATTCGATAACAATAAAAACAGATTGACAGCCGACGAGCAATTATGCATATTTTAATTCGACGCATATCGAATCAGGAGTCGTTTATGAAAACCGAACAAAGCATTGCCATCATGAAGGCCTTGGCGGACCGGTCGCGACTGGCCATTGTCAACTCGCTGCTGGAGCGCTCCCAGTATGTGGAGGAGATTGCCAAGCGCCACGGACTTGCCCCATCGACCGTCTCCTTTCACCTGCGCAAGCTGGAACAATCCGGCCTGGTCAGCAGCCACAAAGAGCAGTACTACGTTGTGTTTCAGGCCAATGACGAGATCTTCAACACCACTTTGCGCGAGATTGTTTCGATGCATCCGGTTGGTAAAGAACTCCAGGACAACCGGATGGAGCAGTACCGCTACAAGGTGCTGGAGTCGTTTTTCCGCCATGGCCGGCTGGAGAAACTGCCGGCGCAGCACAAGAAACGGCTGATTGTCCTGGAGCAGTTTGCCTTGCGCTTCAAAGCTGGGCACCGTTACAGCGAACAGGAAGTTACCGGGCTGATTCAGCCGGTTTTCGACGACTACTGCACCATTCGCCGCCTGCTGGTGGACGAAGGGATGATTCAGCGGGACGGCAGCAGTTATTGGCGCGAAGAACAGCCCGGCACTGCAGGGGCCAAGCTGCCATGGCCGGTTTCAGAGGGAGATGCTGCCGTGAACAGTCAAAAGAATTCCAGTCGCGCCGATATCAAGCGGTTGTACAAGCAAAACCAGCCGGACATGGGCATTTACCAGATCCGCAACACGGTAAATGGCCGGATCTATGTGGGCAGCAGCCAGAATCTCGAAGGGACCCGCAACAGCAGGCTGTTCCAGCTGCGTATGGGCAAGGTCGTGTTCAGCAGGGAGCTGCAAAAGGACTTGACCGAATTTGGCGCCAAGAGCTTCGAGTTTTCCATCCTCGCTACTTTGGACAAACCGGAACCGGGTGATAACGTCGAACAGTTACTGGCGGCAGTTGAGCTGCACTGGCTGGAAAAACTGCAGCCGTTCGGCACACGCGGCTACAACAGCGCCAAGGCCTATCAGCGAGAACTGAACCGGCTGCAACATCTGCCTTCAGGTAAATTATGAGCCACACTTAACCTTGCGTAATTACTGGCAAATAATGGAGAGCGGCGCTAAAATGTATTTATACAGATAACGCGAAAGGAGGGCGCAGTCATGACCGCTACCATTACCTGCCAGGAGCTGAGCAAGCGGCTTGCCGATGGTGATGCCCTGCTTGTTGTAGATGTACTCCCGCCTGAGATTTACGCCGGTCGGCACATCCCCGGGGCTTGTAACGCCTGTGTCTATGAGATGGTGTTCCTGGACCGCATTGCCGAGCTGGCACCCGACCCAGCAAGGCCGATTGTGCTCTATGACGCCTCCGGCACCACCTTGGCGGCGGCAACAGCACGGGAGAAGCTGTTGAAAGCCGGTTATAGCGATGTGCGATTGCTGGCTGGCGGCCTGAATGGCTGGACTACCAGCGGCTATCCAGCAGAAGCAGTTGCGCCGATTGCCCCGGAACCGGTCCTCGCAGACGGCATTTACCGGCTCGATCCGGCAGCCTCAGTGCTGGAGTGGACCGGCCGCAATTTCAACAATCGCCACTACGGCCGGATCCCCTTCACGGATGGCGAGATCGTCATCAGCGGCGGCGCCTTGCAGCGTGGGGCAATGAGCCTCGACATGACCGGCATCAGCAACCTGGACCTGAAAGACGAAACCTACCGGCAGATGCTCATCAGACATCTGAAATCCGATGACTTTTTTGCCGTCGACCGTTACCCGGTCGCCTCCATTGCCATTACCGGCTGGCAAGCGATCACCGAAGCCACACCGGGAACGCCCGATCACACGGTTCAGGGAGAACTGACCATCAAAGGCGTTACCCGGGAAATAGCCTTCCCGGCAGCCGTGGCGCCCCAGGAGGACGGCAGCCTCAAGGCCCAGGCAACCTTTGACATCGACCGAACCATGTGGAACATCTGCTACGGTTCCGGCAAGCTGTTTGAAAAATTGGGCATGCATCTGGTGCACGACCGGATCGATATCGAGCTGTTCATAGTCGCCCGAAAGAGCGGGTAAGGCTCTGCGCTATTTACGGTAGGGGCGCACTGTTGCTCAGGGGAGGTCACTATGTCAGAGAGAACCATTCAGGACCGTGCGGCAGGGGCCATCATGGGCGCTTTCATCGGCGATGCCATGGGGCTTGGCCCGCACTGGTATTACGATCTTGACGAGCTGCGCCGTGACTACGGCGAGTGGATCACCGATTATACCGATCCCAAGCCGGGCCGATACCATAGCGGGCTCAAAGCAGGCCAGCTCTCCCAAGCCGGCTTCATCCTCAGGCTGACCTTAGAGTCACTGGTTGCCAGCAACGGTTACCACGAAGCTGATTTCTGCCGCCGCATGGACGAGGAGCTGCTGCCGCTGCTTGACGGCACTCCAATCAGCGGGCCGGGAGGATATACCAGCCAGTCGATCCGCGAACTGTGGCGTCAGCGGGTGCAACAACAGCTGCCCTGGGGCCGGACCGGCGGCAATGCCGACGACACCGAGGCAATCGAACGTACCCTGGCCCTGGCGGTGCGCTATGCCCGCAACCCTCGCCGCCTCGCAGCCACCATCACCGCTAACACCATTTTGACCCAGAACGACCCGGCGATAGTCTCCATGACCGTGGCCTACGGTGCTGTGCTCGGCATGCTGGTACAGGGGCATGCCCTG from Geoanaerobacter pelophilus includes the following:
- a CDS encoding fatty acid desaturase, producing MSFNPVLVITKTEKPAWYQSSARFAKADNRTAVRQLLTTIIPYLALLATMGYTVQNGYPYWFTLTLGIAAAALFARIFILFHDCTHGSLFSAPRWNRNVGYLCGILTFTAFHDWRRSHAGHHITAGDLDRRGMGDITTMTVDEYRSAAPLQKLAYRLYRHPLILLGIGPLYYFLLRNRYPSPGAKKIDFISVICTDLALVVIWLTAGLTIGLRTYVLVQLPVLIMAATLGIWLFYNQHQFEGVYWARHEEWDPWRVAMEGASYYRLPPLLQWVTGNIGFHHVHHMRPGIPNYRLQECFEAIAELQQVKPLTVRKSLGSLRLNLYDEKQRTLVSFRSLKGH
- a CDS encoding HAD family hydrolase, producing MAHYHQILDRRCWIFDLDGTLTLAVHDFAAIRETLGMADSDLDILGFLASLPAAEAATKHARLMAIEYELAAKTAAAPGAERLLDLLSRRGAQVGILTRNTREIALHTLEQIGLRQYFTPEAILGRDEAVPKPHPEGITKLLGSWGGTPDEAVMVGDYLFDLQVGRAAGTATIHVDLTGAFRWPELADLEVANLEELAEELRLSMQAFQG
- a CDS encoding peptidylprolyl isomerase: MARATARHILVASKEVCEDLKKQIETGADFAAVAQQHSLCPSGKQGGGLGEFGPGQMVPEFDQAVFTGEVGKVLGPIQTQFGYHLLEVTSRTA
- a CDS encoding DUF445 domain-containing protein, coding for MDYRKRILIRNKAIATGLMIGAALLFVVARSQKGHGAWEWLAAFAEAAMVGALADWFAVVALFRHPLGIPIPHTAIIKSKKDVIAGNLADFIRDKFLASDTLIAKLREYNPAEHLAVYLMSKDNSTGLAKGLTRLCSDSLDFIDDERVQQLLRAALSNRIENFDLSSSAGAMLETLRKDNRHQIVLDDLLRRFAAWLATAEAQARLATAIDNMCTKEYPLLSAFIPNRESFSKGAGEKVASRINAFIQEVNADPLHEVRYKFDTAVTGFIARLKSDPELRTKVEAIKREVVHTQSIADYAQNLAGDLKSWLSSDLRQPESKVQEKITAAIAGLGATLSREPGLKESLNEHLEALVIKYGDTLRTAIAGHITSTVQQWENDDYASEIELSIGSDLQFIRMNGTLVGGVIGLLLHAISLLLA
- a CDS encoding GNAT family N-acetyltransferase translates to MKIQKVTDETRVKAYALLQRAFPSSDYETTLVKKLHENGRPMHEWVCIHVGKVIAYIAFTNAYHGNELCGLHLAPMAVAPDFQKQGIGSELLRFALRQEAIKNQTLFVLGEPGYYQRFGFAPCTVPICPFDNNNAHFLSMRNESTVSFVVGYEPEFVPLAIPPRPKTKKRRLR
- a CDS encoding DUF3862 domain-containing protein, translating into MLVRMRLAVVLVALVMLVGCSKLTMENYSKIKMGLGYSEVIKILGKPDSCSEALFVRNCIWGNEQQNITVNFVGDKVILFTSKNIK
- a CDS encoding low temperature requirement protein A; protein product: MLKKGLIKPPTLRSANTAEVERHATWLELFYDLVFVAALSQLANGLSADYSPTGFLKFAMIFIPVWWAWAGHTFYLSRFDTEDLLHRLLTMLQMTAVASLAVHVPTALTTGSAGFALSYATVRFILVAEYIRAGRHIPAVRPLTDRYVHGFGAAAALWAGSILIPAPWRFWLWGAALLVDFAAPLTAGQLHVRFPPHLSHLPERFGLFTIIVIGEAVASVVFGIGKNGLTLVSALAGLMGLLIAFALWWGYFEGAKGAMTRRLQARSHLKYYQQWLYAHLPLLMGITAVAVGIKHVISLQPTEPLPLFERWLLCCSMGLTVLALSAIFLASTREEEMGMIRRLALPYYLIAFLGIATGSLSRQLPGLAILAILTLLCIAQIGISLMAITDDGDP
- a CDS encoding metalloregulator ArsR/SmtB family transcription factor: MKTEQSIAIMKALADRSRLAIVNSLLERSQYVEEIAKRHGLAPSTVSFHLRKLEQSGLVSSHKEQYYVVFQANDEIFNTTLREIVSMHPVGKELQDNRMEQYRYKVLESFFRHGRLEKLPAQHKKRLIVLEQFALRFKAGHRYSEQEVTGLIQPVFDDYCTIRRLLVDEGMIQRDGSSYWREEQPGTAGAKLPWPVSEGDAAVNSQKNSSRADIKRLYKQNQPDMGIYQIRNTVNGRIYVGSSQNLEGTRNSRLFQLRMGKVVFSRELQKDLTEFGAKSFEFSILATLDKPEPGDNVEQLLAAVELHWLEKLQPFGTRGYNSAKAYQRELNRLQHLPSGKL
- a CDS encoding YceI family protein; translation: MTATITCQELSKRLADGDALLVVDVLPPEIYAGRHIPGACNACVYEMVFLDRIAELAPDPARPIVLYDASGTTLAAATAREKLLKAGYSDVRLLAGGLNGWTTSGYPAEAVAPIAPEPVLADGIYRLDPAASVLEWTGRNFNNRHYGRIPFTDGEIVISGGALQRGAMSLDMTGISNLDLKDETYRQMLIRHLKSDDFFAVDRYPVASIAITGWQAITEATPGTPDHTVQGELTIKGVTREIAFPAAVAPQEDGSLKAQATFDIDRTMWNICYGSGKLFEKLGMHLVHDRIDIELFIVARKSG
- a CDS encoding ADP-ribosylglycohydrolase family protein, giving the protein MSERTIQDRAAGAIMGAFIGDAMGLGPHWYYDLDELRRDYGEWITDYTDPKPGRYHSGLKAGQLSQAGFILRLTLESLVASNGYHEADFCRRMDEELLPLLDGTPISGPGGYTSQSIRELWRQRVQQQLPWGRTGGNADDTEAIERTLALAVRYARNPRRLAATITANTILTQNDPAIVSMTVAYGAVLGMLVQGHALNAQLSGKLMRLVNKGELPFHHITSDNLQPPRPGDPDPSHAGLFASPDALLTPSYMAAAAVDPEIRIEPAWKVAIVYGMPCAIYHQLPAVYYLAARFHDDFEAALLHAINGGGQNQARATLAGALVGAQVGLTGIPQRFIDGLENAASLSNLANSLAAQVESA